The following proteins are encoded in a genomic region of Sebastes fasciatus isolate fSebFas1 chromosome 12, fSebFas1.pri, whole genome shotgun sequence:
- the LOC141779614 gene encoding melanocortin receptor 5-like, translating into MNLSDESSYQEEVLLSNSSFGYTYYHQNYTLPPSLLPDQTSTSSPLAACEQVHIAVEVFLILGIISLLENILVITAIVKNKNLHSPMYFFVCSLAVADMLVSVSNAWETIIIYLLNNRQLVVEDHFIRQMDNVFDSMICISVVASMCSLLAIAVDRYVTIFYALRYHNIMTVRRAGCIIGGIWTFCTGCGIVFIIYSDTTPVIICLVSMFFAMLLIMASLYSHMFMLARSHVKRIAALPGYNSIHQRASMKGAITLTILLGIFIVCWAPFFLHLILMISCPRNLYCVCFMSHFNMYLILIMCNSVIDPLIYAFRSQEMRKTFKEIICCYSLRNACTNICALTGPFRHNRTTARLRSETPSFPTACTAP; encoded by the exons ATGAATCTGTCTGATGAGTCCTCCTACCAAGAGGAGGTGCTGCTGAGTAACTCCTCCTTTGGTTACACCTACTATCACCAGAACTACACCCTGCCCCCTTCGCTGctaccagaccagaccagcacTTCCTCGCCGCTGGCAGCATGCGAGCAGGTCCACATCGCTGTGGAG GTCTTTCTGATCCTGGGTATCATCTCTCTGCTGGAGAACATCCTGGTCATCACAGCCATAGTAAAGAACAAGAACCTCCACTCACCCATGTACTTCTTTGTCTGCAG TCTGGCAGTAGCGGACATGCTGGTGAGTGTGTCCAACGCCTGGGAGACCATCATCATTTACCTCCTCAACAACAGACAGCTGGTGGTGGAGGATCACTTCATCCGGCAGATGGACAATGTGTTTGACTCCATGATCTGCATCTCTGTCGTGGCGTCGATGTGTAGCCTGCTGGCCATCGCTGTGGACAG GTACGTCACTATCTTCTATGCACTGAGATACCACAACATCATGACCGTGAGGAGAGCCGGCTGCATCATCGGGGGAATCTGGACCTTCTGCACGGGCTGCGGGATCGTCTTCATCATCTACTCCGACACCACCCCCGTCATCATCTGCCTGGTCTCCATGTTCTTTGCCATGCTGCTCATCATGGCCTCCCTCTACAGCCACATGTTCATGCTGGCGCGTTCGCACGTCAAGCGCATCGCCGCCCTACCGGGCTACAACTCCATCCACCAGCGGGCCAGCATGAAGGGGGCCATCACGCTCACCATCCTGCTGGGGATCTTCATCGTCTGCTGGGCTCCCTTCTTCCTCCACCTCATCCTGATGATCTCATGTCCGCGGAACCTCTACTGCGTGTGCTTCATGTCCCACTTCAACATGTACCTCATCCTCATCATGTGCAACTCTGTGATTGACCCGCTCATCTATGCCTTCAGGAGTCAGGAGATGAGGAAGACTTTTAAGGAGATCATCTGCTGTTACAGCCTGAGAAACGCCTGCACCAACATCTGCGCTCTGACGG